From a region of the Thermomonas sp. HDW16 genome:
- a CDS encoding Hpt domain-containing protein produces the protein MTTALRDAIDHTALGWVKPEIDETLRQARLEIEAFAESPDERDRMRACASYLHQVQGTLRMLELHAPAMVAEEMEQLAAALQDGTATNRDDAAAALMRGVVQLPDYLERLQGGHRDIPIVLLPLLNELRAARGASALSQDVLPSLLEEPTEAELEHARGSLAGRNRELLDTVSTALKEDLLRVKDALDLHLRSGLSNVADLQPQAEALGRIGDTLGIVGLASAETVIQEQRKVLSDIASGARAPSESDLLEVASALIYIDHSLDDQVARLGQGDADAGDDLLAQESRKVMGALAREAIANFAEVRNAFVAFVETDWDHASLDQVPRLLGEVGGAMRVLQLPEPAGYLEALRRYSHAELIGKKLVPGGRQLDTLADALAGMEYYLESLREPHGQRQDLLDKTRGSLEQIGYWPLPEGGEIETTAEADATEAAVVAHAVAPVEAVAETATQAPAIVAQQAGPVALTAGFDNAGDEIDDEIREIFLEEFEEEIGNLDTLLPAWRLQPEDMERMLPIRRVFHTLKGSGRLVGARTLGDFSWHVENMLNQVRDGKRPASPAVVAFVGQVREVLPQLHEALRGQASTAVDLASMEAVADRLAAGEEVLLGTATAAAPVEAEAISVAEETAALPPAVETVAVQVDPVLLDILGTEVGSHLETVDAWLAQARAGDGSVNDGLLRAIHTLNGAFAMTEVPSVTAFTSPAEGYVKRLLAAGQPADAQGVAAIGDVAEAVRASTLALQATPAQVPLYATLAASVVGLRDALPEANLPFIQMDDAEDEAADAERVESERLANEQAEIDRLAAEEAEVARLAEEQAQAERVAAEETARQQAERVAVENAEADRLIAEAAETARLEEERNEAERAEAARLAAEHAEAERLEAERLAAEQAEAARLAAEQAEAERLEAERMAAEEAARSEAERAEAARIAAEEAEAARLATEQAEAARQIEDARVQAEREEAQRLEAERLAAEEAEAARVAAEQAEAARLAAERAEADRLEAERITAARVVAERAEVERMAAAKVEAERVEAERRIAEAAAAAKAREQAALTALLASATSAEDPDEALDMSGLDAELVDIFVEEGGDLLDQSDGLLAQLREAPESREAMVGLQRELHTLKGGARMAGIMPVGELGHAMETLLEAVVAQRAELGSDGVPLLERGFDRLHGMITRVAARRAVGMPVGLIDEFNNRAEAPVKKTEAVDDGLRFASKPVEKIELKPLSAPMVAEGLGDDDDIGVRAPQEQVRIRADLLDRLVNYAGEVAIYRSRLEQQLGAFRNTAAEMEQTNLRLRDQLRRLDAETEAQIIARYQRVGDEGEESFDPLELDRFSTLQQLSRGLAESAADLQSLHGSMDDLTRQYETLLLQQSRVSSELQEGLMRTRMVPFDALVPRLRRVIRQAAGETGKQAQLKLDGAQGELDRNVLERMTAPLEHMLRNAVAHGLESPDARRKAGKADEGSIRVAVRREGSEVVLQVSDDGGGINRDAIRARGIERGLIKPDAVLGDSDLDVLILEPGFSTAETVSRLAGRGVGMDVVASEVRQLGGSLDIASKPGEGTTFTLRLPQTLAVTQAVFVKIGETQYAVPIASVRGVGRITREDMAKPGATYRYGGEDYALHDLGNLVGASTTAKAEGQIQMPLLLVRSGDLRAAVAIDQVVGNREIVVKSGGPQLASVPGIFGATIMGDGSVVVILDVAPLVRRQAAMPRDVAAVPHAAEHRRVPLVMVVDDSVTMRKVTGRVLERHNFEVATAKDGLDALERMADTIPDLMLLDIEMPRMDGYELATAMKADPRMRDVPIIMITSRTGEKHRERAMEIGVQRYLGKPYQEVELMRNVFELLGVERAGDGSSS, from the coding sequence ATGACCACGGCGTTGCGGGATGCCATCGACCACACCGCGCTGGGCTGGGTGAAGCCGGAGATCGACGAGACGCTGCGCCAGGCGCGGCTCGAGATCGAAGCCTTCGCCGAATCGCCCGACGAGCGCGATCGCATGCGCGCCTGCGCCAGCTACCTGCATCAGGTGCAGGGCACGTTGCGGATGCTGGAACTGCACGCACCTGCAATGGTGGCCGAAGAAATGGAACAGCTGGCCGCTGCGCTTCAGGACGGCACCGCGACCAATCGCGACGACGCCGCCGCAGCGCTGATGCGCGGCGTGGTGCAGTTGCCGGATTACCTGGAACGCTTGCAGGGCGGGCACCGCGACATCCCGATCGTGCTGCTGCCGTTACTCAACGAACTGCGTGCCGCGCGCGGCGCCAGCGCGCTCAGCCAGGACGTCCTGCCCAGCTTGCTGGAAGAGCCCACCGAGGCCGAACTCGAACATGCCCGCGGCAGCCTTGCCGGGCGCAACCGCGAATTGCTGGATACCGTCTCCACCGCGCTCAAGGAAGACCTGCTGCGCGTCAAGGACGCACTCGACCTGCACCTGCGCTCGGGCCTGAGCAACGTCGCCGACCTGCAGCCGCAGGCGGAAGCGTTGGGCCGCATTGGCGATACCCTGGGCATCGTCGGCCTGGCCTCGGCCGAAACAGTCATCCAGGAACAACGCAAGGTGTTGTCGGATATCGCCAGCGGCGCACGCGCGCCCAGCGAGAGCGACCTGCTGGAAGTCGCCAGCGCGCTGATCTACATCGACCACTCGCTTGACGACCAGGTCGCCCGACTCGGCCAGGGCGATGCGGACGCAGGCGACGACCTGTTGGCGCAGGAGTCGCGCAAGGTGATGGGCGCGTTGGCGCGCGAGGCGATCGCCAATTTCGCCGAAGTGCGCAATGCCTTCGTCGCCTTCGTCGAAACCGATTGGGACCATGCGTCGCTGGACCAGGTGCCGCGCCTGCTGGGCGAGGTCGGTGGTGCGATGCGCGTGCTGCAGTTGCCGGAACCCGCCGGCTACCTGGAGGCACTGCGCCGTTACAGCCACGCCGAATTGATCGGCAAGAAGCTGGTTCCCGGCGGCCGCCAACTGGACACGCTGGCCGATGCGCTGGCCGGCATGGAGTACTACCTGGAATCGCTGCGCGAGCCGCATGGCCAGCGCCAGGACTTGCTCGACAAGACGCGTGGCAGCCTGGAGCAGATCGGCTACTGGCCGCTGCCGGAAGGCGGCGAGATCGAAACCACCGCGGAGGCCGATGCCACCGAGGCGGCAGTGGTCGCGCATGCCGTTGCGCCGGTCGAAGCGGTGGCCGAAACCGCGACGCAGGCACCTGCGATCGTCGCCCAGCAAGCGGGCCCGGTCGCACTGACCGCCGGTTTCGACAACGCCGGCGACGAGATCGACGACGAGATCCGCGAGATTTTCCTGGAAGAATTCGAGGAAGAAATCGGCAACCTCGACACCTTGTTGCCGGCATGGCGCCTGCAACCCGAGGACATGGAGCGGATGCTGCCGATCCGCCGCGTGTTCCACACCCTGAAGGGCAGCGGCCGCCTGGTCGGTGCTCGCACGCTGGGCGATTTCAGCTGGCACGTCGAGAACATGCTGAACCAGGTGCGCGACGGCAAACGCCCGGCCAGCCCGGCCGTGGTCGCCTTCGTCGGCCAGGTGCGCGAGGTGTTGCCGCAGCTGCATGAGGCGCTGCGCGGCCAGGCCTCGACTGCAGTCGACCTCGCATCGATGGAAGCAGTGGCCGATCGCCTGGCCGCTGGCGAGGAAGTCTTGCTCGGCACCGCCACCGCAGCAGCGCCTGTCGAAGCCGAAGCGATTTCCGTTGCCGAAGAAACTGCCGCGCTGCCGCCTGCGGTCGAAACCGTGGCCGTGCAGGTCGATCCGGTATTGCTGGACATCCTGGGTACCGAAGTCGGCAGCCACCTGGAAACCGTCGATGCCTGGCTGGCGCAGGCGCGCGCGGGCGATGGCAGCGTCAACGACGGATTGCTCCGCGCGATCCACACCCTGAACGGCGCCTTCGCGATGACCGAAGTGCCTTCGGTCACCGCCTTCACCTCGCCTGCGGAAGGCTACGTCAAGCGCCTGCTCGCCGCCGGCCAGCCGGCCGACGCGCAGGGTGTCGCGGCGATCGGCGATGTCGCCGAAGCGGTGCGCGCATCCACCCTGGCGTTGCAAGCCACGCCGGCGCAGGTGCCCCTCTACGCCACGCTGGCGGCTTCGGTCGTCGGTCTGCGCGATGCATTGCCGGAAGCCAACTTGCCGTTCATCCAGATGGACGATGCCGAAGACGAGGCGGCGGATGCCGAACGCGTCGAGTCCGAACGCCTCGCCAACGAGCAGGCCGAGATCGACCGGCTTGCGGCCGAAGAAGCGGAGGTCGCTCGCCTGGCCGAGGAACAGGCGCAAGCCGAGCGTGTTGCCGCCGAAGAAACTGCGCGCCAGCAAGCCGAACGTGTCGCCGTCGAAAACGCCGAGGCGGATCGCCTGATCGCCGAGGCAGCGGAAACCGCGCGGCTGGAAGAAGAACGCAACGAAGCCGAACGTGCCGAAGCGGCGCGCTTGGCGGCCGAACATGCCGAAGCCGAACGCCTTGAAGCCGAACGCCTTGCCGCGGAACAGGCTGAAGCTGCGCGTCTGGCGGCCGAACAGGCGGAAGCCGAGCGCCTGGAAGCGGAACGCATGGCGGCGGAAGAAGCTGCACGCAGCGAAGCCGAGCGTGCCGAAGCGGCGCGCATCGCCGCGGAAGAGGCCGAAGCCGCGCGCCTTGCCACCGAACAGGCGGAAGCGGCTCGCCAGATCGAGGACGCCAGGGTGCAGGCGGAGCGCGAAGAAGCGCAGCGGTTGGAAGCGGAGCGTCTGGCCGCGGAAGAGGCCGAGGCCGCACGCGTCGCCGCCGAGCAGGCCGAAGCCGCGCGCCTTGCCGCGGAACGCGCGGAAGCCGATCGCCTGGAAGCCGAGCGCATCACCGCCGCACGCGTCGTAGCCGAGCGTGCGGAAGTCGAACGCATGGCGGCGGCAAAGGTCGAAGCCGAGCGCGTTGAAGCCGAGCGCCGGATCGCCGAAGCCGCCGCTGCCGCCAAGGCGCGCGAACAGGCCGCCTTGACCGCCCTGCTGGCCAGCGCGACCTCCGCCGAGGATCCGGACGAGGCGCTGGACATGTCCGGGCTGGACGCCGAGTTGGTGGACATCTTCGTCGAGGAAGGCGGCGATCTGCTCGATCAGTCCGATGGCCTGCTCGCGCAGTTGCGCGAAGCGCCGGAAAGCCGTGAAGCCATGGTTGGCCTGCAGCGCGAGCTGCACACGCTGAAGGGTGGCGCGCGCATGGCCGGCATCATGCCAGTCGGCGAATTGGGCCATGCGATGGAAACTCTGCTGGAAGCAGTGGTCGCCCAACGCGCCGAACTCGGCAGCGATGGCGTGCCCCTGCTCGAACGCGGTTTCGACCGCCTGCACGGCATGATCACCCGTGTCGCTGCGCGGCGCGCGGTGGGCATGCCGGTCGGCCTGATCGACGAGTTCAACAACCGCGCCGAAGCGCCGGTGAAGAAAACCGAGGCGGTCGACGATGGCTTGCGCTTCGCGTCGAAGCCGGTCGAGAAGATCGAACTCAAGCCGCTGTCCGCGCCGATGGTGGCCGAAGGCCTCGGCGACGACGACGACATCGGTGTCCGCGCGCCGCAGGAACAGGTGCGCATCCGCGCCGACTTGCTCGACCGCCTGGTGAACTACGCGGGCGAAGTGGCGATCTACCGTTCGCGGTTGGAGCAACAGCTTGGCGCGTTCCGCAATACCGCCGCGGAAATGGAGCAGACCAACCTGCGCCTGCGCGACCAGTTGCGCCGCCTCGATGCGGAAACCGAGGCGCAGATCATCGCCCGCTACCAACGCGTGGGCGACGAGGGCGAGGAATCGTTCGACCCGCTGGAACTCGACCGTTTCAGCACCTTGCAACAGCTCTCGCGCGGCCTGGCCGAATCGGCGGCCGACTTGCAGAGCCTGCACGGGTCGATGGACGACCTGACCCGCCAATACGAAACCCTGTTGCTGCAGCAATCGCGCGTCAGTTCGGAATTGCAGGAAGGCCTCATGCGCACGCGCATGGTGCCGTTCGACGCGTTGGTGCCACGGCTGCGCCGCGTCATCCGCCAGGCGGCCGGCGAAACCGGCAAGCAAGCCCAGCTCAAGCTGGACGGCGCGCAGGGCGAACTCGACCGCAACGTGTTGGAGCGGATGACCGCGCCGTTGGAACACATGTTGCGCAACGCGGTTGCGCATGGCCTGGAATCGCCGGACGCCCGTCGCAAGGCCGGCAAAGCGGACGAAGGCAGCATCCGCGTCGCGGTGCGCCGCGAGGGTTCGGAAGTCGTGTTGCAGGTCAGCGACGACGGTGGCGGCATCAACCGAGACGCGATCCGCGCGCGCGGCATCGAACGCGGCCTGATCAAGCCGGATGCGGTGCTCGGCGATTCCGACCTCGATGTGCTGATCCTGGAGCCGGGCTTCTCCACTGCCGAAACCGTCAGTCGCCTGGCCGGTCGCGGCGTCGGCATGGACGTGGTCGCCAGTGAAGTCCGCCAGCTCGGTGGTTCGCTGGACATCGCCTCCAAGCCGGGCGAAGGCACCACCTTCACCCTGCGCCTGCCGCAGACGCTGGCGGTGACGCAGGCGGTGTTCGTCAAGATCGGCGAGACCCAGTACGCGGTGCCGATCGCCTCCGTGCGCGGCGTCGGCCGGATCACCCGCGAGGACATGGCCAAGCCGGGCGCAACCTATCGCTACGGTGGCGAAGACTACGCGCTGCACGACCTCGGCAACCTGGTCGGCGCCAGCACCACCGCAAAGGCAGAAGGCCAGATCCAGATGCCGTTGCTGCTGGTGCGTTCCGGCGACCTGCGCGCGGCGGTGGCGATCGACCAGGTGGTCGGCAACCGCGAAATCGTGGTGAAGTCGGGTGGCCCGCAGTTGGCGTCGGTACCGGGCATCTTCGGCGCCACCATCATGGGCGATGGCTCGGTGGTGGTGATCCTGGACGTCGCCCCGCTGGTGCGTCGCCAGGCGGCCATGCCGCGCGACGTGGCCGCGGTGCCGCACGCGGCGGAACACCGCCGCGTGCCGCTGGTCATGGTGGTCGACGACTCGGTCACCATGCGCAAGGTCACCGGCCGCGTGCTGGAACGCCACAACTTCGAAGTCGCCACCGCGAAGGACGGCCTGGATGCGCTGGAACGCATGGCGGATACCATCCCCGACCTGATGCTGCTCGACATCGAAATGCCGCGCATGGACGGTTACGAGCTGGCCACCGCGATGAAGGCGGATCCGCGCATGCGCGACGTGCCGATCATCATGATCACCTCGCGTACCGGCGAGAAGCATCGCGAACGCGCGATGGAGATCGGCGTGCAGCGCTACCTCGGCAAGCCGTACCAGGAGGTCGAACTCATGCGCAACGTGTTCGAGCTGCTTGGGGTCGAACGCGCGGGCGACGGTTCGTCGTCGTGA
- a CDS encoding methyl-accepting chemotaxis protein, whose amino-acid sequence MSTMMDSVAGKGQNLSTRAWAAILILSLVVFGANTLYATTKAARVGGASTAASNLQVNSQRLAVQAQEAVGGNADSYKAFNATKEQIDGDVKSLNDNFGTATGVAGPIKSVTNTWAPLAKGAEQVLAAEPQVLALAGHAASVTSKMPQLQAQLNEVVRGLASGGASSGQVFTALQQVVTSAAIARRIAELQAGGSGAQVAAEGLTRDTAVFDRSMNGLRNGGGDVARVTAAGAIGPLNQAFALWQEMKKDLDALNASSKNLIGAQTSAAALAAGSNNLLSDSQKLLASVTSFGSLKDTSIFGGIWVSILSGLGILLSLVGLYFSTRSAERKRYQTTKELNDRNQEAIMRLLDEMGSLAEGDLTVKATVTEDMTGAIADSINFAVEQLRTLVTTINDTSVQVASSAQETQATAMHLAEAAEHQAQEINSATDRINEIAASINQVSRNSADSAEVAQRSVQIATNGAGVVRQTIAGMDSIRDQIQETSKRIKRLGESSQEIGSIVELINDISEQTNILALNAAIQAASAGEAGRGFAVVADEVQRLAERSSSATKRIESLVQTIQADTNEAVSSMEQTTSEVVAGARLAEDAGTALGEIEKVSADLSGLIQGISTAAAQQSSAATGITQTMNTIQSITAQTSQGASQTAESVGILAQLAADLRRSVADFKLPA is encoded by the coding sequence ATGAGCACTATGATGGATTCCGTCGCCGGCAAGGGCCAAAACCTCAGCACGCGTGCTTGGGCCGCGATCCTGATCCTGTCGCTGGTCGTGTTCGGTGCGAACACGCTGTATGCCACCACCAAGGCGGCACGCGTCGGCGGTGCCAGTACCGCAGCCTCGAACCTGCAGGTGAACTCGCAGCGATTGGCGGTGCAGGCGCAGGAAGCCGTAGGCGGCAACGCGGATTCCTACAAGGCATTCAATGCGACCAAGGAGCAGATCGACGGCGACGTGAAGTCGCTGAACGACAACTTCGGCACTGCCACCGGCGTCGCCGGCCCGATCAAGAGCGTCACTAATACCTGGGCGCCGTTGGCGAAGGGTGCCGAACAGGTGTTGGCGGCCGAACCGCAGGTGCTGGCGCTGGCGGGCCACGCGGCTAGCGTGACCTCGAAGATGCCGCAGTTGCAGGCGCAATTGAACGAAGTGGTGCGCGGCCTGGCTTCTGGCGGCGCCAGTTCCGGCCAGGTGTTTACCGCACTGCAGCAAGTGGTGACCTCGGCGGCGATCGCCCGCCGCATCGCCGAATTGCAGGCGGGCGGTTCCGGCGCGCAGGTCGCGGCGGAAGGCCTGACACGCGATACCGCGGTGTTCGACCGGTCGATGAACGGTCTGCGCAACGGTGGCGGCGATGTTGCCCGCGTCACCGCGGCCGGCGCGATCGGCCCGCTCAACCAGGCCTTTGCGTTGTGGCAGGAGATGAAGAAGGACCTGGATGCACTGAACGCCAGTTCGAAGAACCTGATCGGCGCGCAGACCTCGGCGGCGGCATTGGCCGCCGGCTCCAACAACCTGTTGTCCGACAGTCAGAAGCTGCTGGCCAGCGTGACCTCGTTCGGTTCGCTGAAGGACACCAGCATCTTCGGTGGCATCTGGGTCAGCATCCTGTCCGGTCTGGGCATCCTGCTGTCGTTGGTCGGCCTGTACTTCAGCACCCGCAGCGCGGAACGCAAGCGCTACCAGACCACCAAGGAACTGAACGACCGCAACCAGGAGGCGATCATGCGCCTGCTGGACGAAATGGGTTCGCTCGCGGAAGGCGACCTGACCGTGAAGGCGACCGTGACCGAGGACATGACCGGCGCGATCGCGGACTCGATCAACTTCGCGGTGGAGCAGCTGCGCACCCTGGTAACGACCATCAACGACACCTCGGTGCAGGTCGCGTCCAGCGCGCAGGAAACCCAGGCTACCGCCATGCACCTCGCGGAAGCGGCGGAGCACCAGGCGCAGGAAATCAACTCCGCCACCGACCGCATCAACGAGATCGCGGCCAGCATTAACCAGGTGTCGCGCAACTCCGCGGACTCCGCCGAGGTGGCGCAGCGCTCGGTGCAGATCGCGACCAATGGTGCAGGCGTGGTGCGGCAGACGATCGCCGGCATGGACAGCATCCGCGACCAGATCCAGGAAACCTCCAAGCGCATCAAGCGCCTGGGCGAAAGCTCGCAGGAAATCGGCTCGATCGTGGAACTGATCAACGACATTTCCGAACAGACCAACATCCTGGCGCTGAACGCGGCGATCCAGGCAGCTTCGGCAGGTGAAGCAGGCCGCGGGTTCGCGGTGGTGGCCGACGAAGTGCAGCGCCTCGCGGAACGCTCCTCCAGCGCGACCAAGCGCATCGAATCGCTGGTGCAGACCATTCAGGCCGATACCAACGAAGCGGTGTCGTCGATGGAACAGACGACCTCGGAAGTGGTCGCCGGTGCGCGCCTCGCCGAGGACGCGGGTACTGCGCTGGGCGAGATCGAAAAGGTGTCGGCGGATTTGTCCGGGCTGATTCAGGGCATCTCCACCGCGGCGGCGCAGCAGTCCAGCGCGGCGACCGGCATCACCCAGACGATGAACACGATCCAGTCGATCACTGCGCAGACTTCGCAAGGCGCCAGCCAGACCGCGGAATCGGTCGGCATCCTCGCGCAGCTCGCCGCCGACCTGCGTCGTTCGGTCGCCGACTTCAAGCTGCCCGCCTGA
- a CDS encoding chemotaxis protein CheW: MKARDARSPYLVLADFEQRSLAHVAGLPEQLDAPGLWRGVAYRVGSHRLASGFDEVVEILSMPALTPIPGAQPWMLGVANVRGTLLPVVDLKQFLEGERTVLHEGQRVLVVRQPGGDVAVTIDEMYGQRSFVEAQGIDMASIADGRYAHFVERAYRMNDQDWGVFSLERLARTPEFRQAAA; this comes from the coding sequence TTGAAGGCGCGCGATGCGCGCTCGCCGTACTTGGTGCTTGCCGATTTCGAACAACGCAGCCTGGCCCACGTGGCTGGCCTGCCCGAACAGCTGGATGCACCCGGTCTGTGGCGCGGCGTGGCGTATCGGGTCGGCTCGCATCGGTTGGCATCCGGGTTCGATGAAGTGGTCGAAATCCTGTCGATGCCGGCGTTGACCCCGATCCCCGGGGCGCAGCCGTGGATGCTGGGCGTGGCCAACGTGCGCGGTACCCTGCTGCCCGTTGTCGATCTCAAGCAGTTCCTGGAAGGCGAGCGCACCGTGTTGCACGAGGGCCAGCGCGTGCTGGTCGTGCGCCAGCCGGGCGGCGACGTTGCGGTGACCATTGACGAGATGTACGGCCAGCGCAGTTTCGTCGAAGCCCAGGGCATCGACATGGCCTCCATCGCCGATGGCCGTTATGCGCATTTCGTCGAACGCGCCTACCGCATGAACGACCAGGACTGGGGCGTGTTCAGCCTCGAACGCCTGGCCCGCACCCCCGAATTCCGCCAAGCCGCCGCCTGA
- a CDS encoding response regulator: MARILLIEDSPTEAAVLSQLLERNGHSVTTSGNAEDGIAAARRDKPDLVLMDVVLPGMNGFQATRALSRDADTSHIPVLIVSTKNLETDRVWGLRQGAKDYIVKPPRETDLIERINALVGH; encoded by the coding sequence ATGGCACGCATACTGCTTATCGAAGATTCGCCAACCGAAGCCGCGGTGCTCTCGCAGCTGTTGGAGCGCAACGGGCATTCGGTCACGACTTCGGGCAATGCCGAAGATGGTATTGCCGCGGCGCGCCGCGACAAGCCTGACCTGGTGCTGATGGACGTGGTGTTGCCGGGCATGAACGGCTTCCAGGCCACTCGCGCACTGTCGCGCGATGCCGACACCAGCCACATCCCGGTGCTGATCGTCAGCACCAAGAACCTGGAAACGGATCGGGTCTGGGGCCTGCGCCAGGGCGCCAAGGACTACATCGTCAAGCCGCCGCGCGAGACCGACCTGATCGAGCGCATCAACGCACTGGTTGGGCACTGA
- the pilG gene encoding twitching motility response regulator PilG — protein MSQQNDQDVSLKGLRVMVIDDSKTIRRTAETLLVREGCEVVTATDGFEALSKIADHNPQIIFVDIMMPRLDGYQTCALIKNNQTFKNVPVIMLSSKDGLFDKARGRIVGSEQYLTKPFTREELLGAIRTYVNA, from the coding sequence ATGTCGCAACAAAACGACCAGGACGTCAGCCTCAAGGGATTGAGGGTGATGGTCATCGACGATTCCAAGACCATCCGTCGTACCGCGGAAACCCTGCTGGTGCGCGAGGGTTGCGAGGTGGTGACCGCCACCGACGGATTCGAGGCGCTGTCCAAGATCGCCGACCACAACCCGCAGATCATCTTCGTCGACATCATGATGCCGCGGCTGGACGGTTATCAGACGTGTGCGCTGATCAAGAACAACCAGACCTTCAAAAATGTGCCGGTCATCATGCTTTCGTCGAAAGATGGTTTGTTCGACAAGGCGCGCGGACGTATCGTCGGATCGGAGCAGTACCTGACCAAGCCTTTCACGCGGGAAGAGCTGCTCGGCGCAATCCGGACGTACGTCAACGCCTGA
- the gshB gene encoding glutathione synthase: protein MPLVAPLDVVVVMDPIESIKTAKDSTFAMLLEAQRRGHRLHYVRPGGLSLVGACAVATVAPLAVRDAAKGHFELGAWSLLEFGPNQVVLMRKDPPVDADYLHDTQLLGMAQAQGALVINNPQGLRDFNEKLAALLFPHCCPPTLVTRDAAMLKAFVNEHVEAVLKPLDGMGGRSIFRAKAGEPNLNVILETLTEGGHHLAMAQRYLPEIVDGDKRILLVDGEPVDYCLARIPQGDEFRGNLAAGGRGEGRPLTDRDRWIAAQVGPEMKRRGMLFVGLDVIGDYLTEVNVTSPTCIRELDAQFGLNIAGRLFDRLEASLAEAKLAN from the coding sequence ATGCCCCTCGTTGCACCACTCGACGTGGTGGTGGTGATGGATCCGATCGAATCCATCAAGACCGCCAAGGATTCCACCTTCGCCATGCTGCTGGAGGCCCAACGCCGCGGCCATCGCCTGCATTACGTACGCCCCGGCGGACTGTCGCTGGTGGGCGCATGTGCGGTGGCGACGGTGGCCCCGCTGGCGGTGCGCGATGCGGCCAAGGGCCATTTCGAATTGGGCGCATGGTCGCTGCTCGAATTCGGGCCGAACCAGGTCGTGCTGATGCGCAAGGATCCGCCGGTCGATGCCGATTACCTGCACGACACCCAACTGCTCGGCATGGCACAAGCGCAAGGCGCGCTTGTCATCAACAACCCGCAGGGCCTGCGCGACTTCAACGAGAAGCTGGCGGCGTTGCTGTTCCCGCATTGCTGTCCACCGACCCTGGTCACCCGCGATGCGGCGATGCTCAAGGCCTTCGTCAACGAACATGTCGAGGCCGTGCTGAAGCCGCTGGACGGCATGGGCGGTCGCTCGATCTTCCGCGCCAAGGCAGGCGAGCCCAACCTCAACGTGATCCTGGAAACCCTGACCGAAGGCGGCCACCACCTGGCGATGGCGCAACGCTACCTGCCGGAGATCGTGGATGGCGACAAGCGCATCCTGCTGGTCGATGGCGAACCGGTCGATTACTGCCTGGCGCGGATCCCGCAGGGCGACGAATTCCGCGGCAACCTGGCTGCAGGCGGCCGTGGTGAAGGCCGTCCGCTGACGGATCGCGACCGCTGGATCGCCGCGCAAGTCGGCCCGGAAATGAAGCGGCGCGGCATGCTGTTCGTCGGCCTGGACGTGATCGGCGACTACCTGACCGAAGTGAACGTCACCAGCCCCACCTGCATCCGCGAACTGGATGCGCAGTTCGGCCTGAACATCGCCGGCCGCTTGTTCGACCGACTCGAGGCCAGCCTGGCCGAAGCCAAGCTGGCCAACTGA
- a CDS encoding energy transducer TonB — protein MAAAVAPSVPAAPAIGESTRLGATMVLSVLLHAIAILGIGFAVEDAAPVMPTLDVILTQTKTALTPAQADFLAQANNQGGGEHDESSRPTAPQAGPLPQLEDGLAPRPLRAQTPAPSPPPEARVVSSTTARDTLPTAQIRQEVDANPLPQGQEKIDRDIEMARLAAEIQLRSQQYAKRPKRKFVSASTKEYAWAQYLRGWVDRVERVGNLNYPDEARRRRIGGLVVISVAVRRNGSVEGTRIIQSSHIPMLDNAALRIVKLSEPFAPLPKTQEDPDILHVTRTWQFLPGGELVDQ, from the coding sequence ATGGCCGCCGCGGTCGCCCCGTCCGTGCCCGCGGCGCCGGCGATCGGCGAATCGACGCGCTTGGGCGCCACCATGGTGCTGTCCGTGCTGTTGCACGCAATCGCCATCCTCGGCATCGGCTTCGCGGTGGAAGACGCCGCACCGGTGATGCCCACGCTGGACGTGATCCTGACCCAAACCAAGACTGCGCTGACCCCGGCGCAGGCCGACTTCCTGGCCCAGGCCAACAACCAGGGCGGCGGCGAACATGACGAGAGCAGCCGCCCCACAGCACCGCAGGCCGGCCCGCTGCCGCAGTTGGAGGACGGACTTGCCCCGCGTCCGCTGCGCGCGCAGACACCCGCGCCCAGCCCACCACCGGAAGCGCGCGTGGTCAGCTCGACCACGGCACGGGACACCCTGCCCACTGCGCAGATCCGGCAAGAAGTCGATGCCAACCCGCTGCCGCAAGGCCAGGAGAAGATCGACCGCGACATCGAAATGGCGCGGTTGGCCGCCGAGATCCAGTTGCGCTCCCAACAATACGCCAAGCGCCCGAAACGCAAGTTCGTCTCCGCCAGCACCAAGGAATACGCGTGGGCGCAGTATCTGCGCGGCTGGGTGGACCGGGTGGAGCGGGTCGGCAACCTCAACTACCCGGACGAGGCGCGCCGTCGCCGCATTGGTGGGCTGGTGGTGATCAGCGTGGCAGTGCGCCGCAACGGCAGCGTGGAAGGCACCCGCATCATCCAGTCCAGCCACATCCCGATGCTGGACAACGCCGCGTTGCGCATCGTCAAGCTGTCGGAACCCTTCGCGCCGCTACCGAAAACGCAAGAAGACCCCGACATCCTGCATGTAACCCGCACCTGGCAGTTCCTGCCGGGCGGCGAACTGGTCGACCAGTAA